The sequence GGACAATCATGTTGTAAATGCTATGAGCTATAGTACAAGAGAGAATTTCAGAAAATCACATTTTAAGGCACATAAAACAATAGCTTGCAGAAATATATGTACATTTGCATACGTCATGGCGGTGTAAAAAGTATCAAGCAGTAGTTTCTATATTGCTATACCCATGGTAGAACTAAATTCTTTGAGACATGGCAATGACAAATATGAAATATAGTAATAACATTGTAAtaagatgataaaaaaaaaatcgatTCAATTGAGCAATTCATTAGAAACTGATAAAATAATTCAGTTTGGTATATAAAGAAATTAGGATGATAGGAATACAAGATATATGGATGTGTTTGGGAAAGTTAGCACTACCTTGAGGAGTAGTGCGTAGTGAATGAAGATCTTGTTGGAAATGGCAAACTTATTTTATACACTCTGCAATTTGCAATTGTATGTGCTTATCCTTGAAAAGATAGGTTCATAATGTCCAGCAACTAGATTTGTGTCATGGAAAAGAATTGATATTGGACCATGACATGTATCTTTATTGAAATGCAAATATCTTTTTTTGTGTTTCAAGGACCAAATGCATATAGGTATATTTAACCAACGTGCTAACTAGTGGACACAAAATGTGTCACCCCAAAGTCCAATTTCACCATCGGCATTGATTTCTGTTGCCAAAAGTCTCATTCTAAATAGATATGTATTTTTGTCATGTATATTATGCAAATCATATAGTATTGTTGGATGTAATTCATGTTTAAAAGACTTCAAAGCTAAGGACAACCTTCATGAAGAAAATGTAAGAAATGGTCCACAAGACCATTACGTAGTTCATTAGGCGTATATCTGCAATGAAGCAAGACATGTATTGTGTCAAATAAGCAGTTACCAACTTTGTAGTTGAATGAATCAATTAAAAAACAAAGTACCTTGTCTAAAGCCTCATCAATTGATATCATATTTTGTTGGTCATGTGATTTGTATGTTTCTACTATAGTTGGGTTATGTGACGCATTTTGTTTGTTTGGACTAGTGTTTGCAAGCATTTTACTAAACTAGTTAACCAATCTAAGAAACTTTGTATTTGTAGTAGTGCCAACTTAGAAATATGGAATGTAGACAAAGAGGAAAGCAATTATGTTTGAAGAAATAAACAAGGAACAACTTTAAGAATTCATTACTCACCTTGAGCAGTAAGTGTGTGGAAACTAGAACATTGCCCTGCACAAAAGATAGCCTACAAAACAAAAGCACAATTATATTGTCAATCCATCTAGAAATATTTGCTTTTACTTTAAAATCAGAATttcaaatcttcctcaaaataaTCCATATATAGTAGCAGAAATATAGCTCTTTTGAATAGGTTGAATGTGACAATCGCAATCGAAGGAGATGAAAATGAGCAAGAAAGCCCACAGATGGATGCACAAAGAACAAAGCAATTATGTTTGAAGAACTAAACAAGAAACAACTTTAACAATTCATTACTCACCTTGAGCAATAAGTGTGTGGAAACTAGAACATTGCCTTGTGCAAAAGATAGCCTGTAAAACAGAAGCACAATTACATTGTCAATTCATCTTAAAATATTTGTTTTTGCTTAAAAATCAGGATTCCAAATCTTCCCAGCTAACACAACAAATTTCTAAAATTCTTTTCAACAAACCTATTAAATTCAAAACAACTTATAAAACAGTAAACATTAAATAGATAGAAGTATATGCATAAATTTAGTTATTTAAAACATCCTTTCAAGATATAAATATTAAAGATTAAATTAAAGAACTAGCTCTCATATTTGATTATGatcatgaaaaaaaatatatattttttattaattatcttATATTTCTATTATACAATTACAACTCAAATCAACAACCATAATTCAATAATATTGAAGTAAAACTATTGAAAGTTAAATCAAGTGTGACTTATTTATCATCCCAAATGTGTTTGTTAAAAATATTTAAGTATTCTGTTACTTGAAATTTCTCTTTTTTTCCTTTGTCAAATGATTTAGATGCAAGATGCAAGGTTAGAATTTTATTCTACCAACCAAAGATTCAAGATGGGAGGAAAGGAAGACACTTATGGTATTGAGATCTTATTCGCAAGGAAATTCAAAAAGTTATAACTTGAATGTTCTTTTTTTATAAGAAATGCAGCTAACAGGAATACAGAGGAACTAGGATATCATAACCTAGGGAGATTGCAGACATGCAAGCATATATAAAACATCATACTATTCAAAATGATCCATATATAGCAGCAAAAGATGGATGAAAAGTAAGAGAGGATACCCCACCAATTTGGCAGGTAGGGAAAAGTGGTTCTTCTCAATATTACCTATTTAAGTTTGATTAGGGATCATGGTTAGTGCATTTCATGAACTCAAATGTTTGCTTCTGTAATCCTTCTTTTGGAAGTTGTTTTTTCATAATGGTACTATTTAAGCTCAGTATTAGAGCATTCACTCCTTTCTAAAAATTTAGTCCATAATGAGCGAAATTCTAAACTTGATGATGGTTTGAATGATTGTTGCTTCTGTGATGTTAGGTCACCATTAAATTATGCAAAAATGTAATGAATTACTATTATATTAGACCCGAATCATCCAAATTTATCCAACATTTATCTCAAATGATTTCAAAAACTTGTTTCCATGATGATTgactcaaaaacaaaaaaaaacgttGCAGTCAAATTTCCACCAAAGCTTTGAATGCATAGAAATCCATCTCTGTCAAGTGCACAACTACTAAGATGAAGGCCTTGTAAGCTGATACCAATGTACATGAAGAAAGTGTTGAATAGGAGTGATAAATTAATCGATGTAGTAATCAACATGGACAAATGGGTAATCTATGATCATGGATTAAGAGACTTAAGTTTTACATCTATGGAAATTGTAATGAAACATTTGACTATTAAGTCAACCTTTTCTCTACATTGTCTCAGTTATTGTTAAAATACTGGTAACCTCAAATGCAAGCTAGGATctcaataaaagaaaaataatcattacaagcACAATACTGGAATTTCAATACAATACAAAAATCTAATCATGATAACTTTTGCAAAAAAATAAGTGTTAAGATTTTTATGAATTCTTTTCAGAAGTttgtaattttgatatatatataattgaaaacATCAAAACAATTGTATTCATACCACTTTCTTTATCAGGTTCTTACCTGATATAGGCTTGTCTAAAATAATTAATAAGTGTTACTCCCAAATTTTTCAATGAAGAATAACATAAGTGATATTTATAAAAAAGATTTAAAGTTTTACTATGTAATACTTTTTCTGGAATATGAAATTATCAGAAAAGGAAAATAGTGATAAATTATTCTGAACTCATCCATCAGAAGAAATGTTTTGCTAAGAAGACAAAAAAACTATCTTTAAAATGAAAACACAGACTCCCCTAACCATTCTATAAACCTTCAGTAAATGTGTCATTCAGAGATGAGCAAACCGCGACAAGGCCAATCAGACCCCAGAATgctaattgtttgacaaaatgcctaaaagaaatgtggTCTTATGGAATGCCATGATAGCATGATATGCACATAATGCATACCTTGAAAacgctttagaaaatttcaagaaaatgcaatcgacaggtgtaaagccaaattgcaCAACCTTTGCCACATCCTCCCTACCTCAGGGCACAGTAGAATGCTGCTAAGAAATGTTACTCGTAAACTGCGATGATTGTAGTATATGCACAGAatagatttattttaaaaaatctggAAAGGCATTCAGAAAATGACAAATGAATCATGTAAACTCAAAGACTCTGTAAAAGGATAAAAATGAACATCTGGACCTGTGAAGTTCCTGTCAATAAAAGAGTCTTATTTTCTTATGGTAATCTGCTTAGCCAATGTATAGAATACAATAAAGAGTAATTAAAATCCTAAATTCCTTAGAGGCATTCTCCTTGGGCATTttataaattgaaaaacatagccaGCTAATGAAAATAAAccaccattgcatattgaatttaATACACCTTCACCCTAAAAATAAAGATACTGTAATGTACTCGATGACTAATTTGGCCAGGAGTTTGCTGCATAACCAGAGAAAGAGCCACCCGATTTCTGTTCTGGCCAAGGGTTTTCATAGAATTGAAGAAGAggtctttcttatcctacctaCGCAACTGGGAAGAGGACTTGTGCTCGGTGTTGTTAATGTCCACATGACAGAGGAGGAGAACCTTAGTCTATGAAGTCCGCCTGGTCCATTCTGGATGTTCAACAATGGCTTTCTATAGAAACCCCGATTGGCAACCTTTCTCGACGAGTTATCCTCCCAACCGGACCATCCTTCAGTTAGGGCCTTCAGCGAGATCTCCTCGTGCCCACGATTAGCAAGAAACATGAGTTGATTCAGGATGGGAAACTATAGTTATCCATGGGGCGGAGCAAATACAAGTTGAACTCTATTGCCGTAAGTCAAGGGTGGCCATAGAGCCCTTTTGTTCTCTAATTGTTAGAAGAACTCTCTATAATTCTAGGAAAGGTGTTAACTTATCAACTCCAACCGGAAGCTAATCCCACAACTGGGAAGAGGACGTATGCTCGGTGTTGTTAATGTccacttgacagaggaggagaaccTTAGTCTCATGAAGTCCGCCTGGTCCATTCTGGATGTTCAACAACGGCTTTCTATTTCACAGTTTCTATGTTCCTACGCCTTACATGGTTTTTTAAGATCCTGCATACATACAGGGTTTTGCAATGCTATTATATAGTTAGCCCTTAAAGTTTATTCTTGGCAGAATAGCTGCAGAAGATTCAACAGAAGCCCTTTTTGTCAGATATTTTGGCTGTGACCCCTCTTTAATTTTGAGTTTCCCGCTTATCCACGCCGCCATGGAACTATTGCAGACTAGGATTAGTCTGCCCTCACAGGTTTGTTTGTCAGCAAATGGATGCAAGGTACAATGGACAAAATTGTGGTCAAAACAAACAAACTCAAGCAACACTGCGAATTTGGGTTATCAGAAAATAGAGAGAGAAATTGCAGAGAACATTAAACCAATCCCTTTCCCTCTCTACAATGTTGTCTCCAGAGTGCCTGATTACGGAAATGCTTTTAACCAAACCTTCTTTCTAGCAGCAAATACTAAAATGCACGGTAATCTTTTTTTAAccctaaaaaattaatttaaacccCAGGAAAATTGTTTCAGCCAatgatatttttagaaaaaaataaaaataatttgaaaaatgatCAGATCAAATAAATCATGCTTAAAACTTTAacattagattttttttatttgatttggctAACAAAATGAATGACATGAAAACATTAGTTCCCTGCTTAAGACAGGAACTAAAAAGATCCTCAATTATTTACTTAAAACCATAAACTTATTCACTTAttagaaatcaaacaaaaacatattttcAACTGATTTTCAAATCAAACGATTTTCACTTAGTCTCTTCGGGCTAAGATTGTTTATCGATAAACCCTAACAGAACAttattgatcaacactcaaaacaGAGACTATATTTAGCATATTTCAATTACAATGTATTTAGCAGATTTCAATGTCTCTGAACAGAGCCTGAGTATCAGGCTGCTTGGGCACTGTGACAGTGAGCACTCCATTTTCCATGCCAGCTTTAACCTCATCCACCTTCGCATTCTCAGGTAGTGTGAAACGCCTCAGGAACCGCCCTTTGAACCGTTCACAACGGAGATAATTCTTGCCCCCTTCTATGCTGCGTTCTCCGCTTATTTCCAGAATCCGACCGTCTACCACTCCTAATTTAACCGCTTCTTTATCCTCTCCTGCAATGAAACAGAGTCCGGCAAAAATTTCTTGAAGCAAAATCGAAATGAAAATGaaaccccaaataaataaatacttACCGGCAAGGTCGGCCTTAAAGACATGAGTATCCGCAGTTTCATTCCAATCTACAGGTGGAAATGTTGTAGTTTCTTTCCAAGACACGAAACTATCAGGCATTTTGTAACGAGGGTCAACGCTTTTGGCGTAACTATTAGCCAAGTCGCTGCGGTTCATTTCGTAATAATTCGCG is a genomic window of Cryptomeria japonica chromosome 7, Sugi_1.0, whole genome shotgun sequence containing:
- the LOC131035452 gene encoding 18.1 kDa class I heat shock protein-like; this encodes MSDIHRDFVNYNEMTRSDFANYYEMNRSDLANSYAKSVDPRYKMPDSFVSWKETTTFPPVDWNETADTHVFKADLAGEDKEAVKLGVVDGRILEISGERSIEGGKNYLRCERFKGRFLRRFTLPENAKVDEVKAGMENGVLTVTVPKQPDTQALFRDIEIC